The segment CGCGGCCGGAAAGCTTAAAACCGTTCCCGCTTTTGCCCCCTTCCTCCAAACTGAACCCGCCGCCCCGGAACTGCTCACCGTGGCCGCCGAGGTGGACAAACCCGTCCAGATCGACATCCGCACCGCCTCCCTGGAAGAACTGATGCTCCTGCCCGGCATCGGTCCCAAACGTGCCCAGGACATCATCGACTACCGTTCCCAACATCCCTTCACCAGCACCGACGACCTCCTCCAGATCAAGGGCATCGGTGCCAAAACCCTGGCCAAAATGCTCCCTTCCCTTCTGCTCTTCGGCTCGCCCCAGTTCACTCCAGAAGCACCTTCCGACCCCAACTCCATGACCACCATCGGCCTGCCGGACCCCGGCCAAAACAACCTGGCGGAATCCGATGCCCCCGCCTCATCCTCTTCAGAAAAAAGCTCTTCCCGCAAAGCCAAACCCACCCCAAAAAGCCAGCTTACCAACATTGTCAACCTGAACACCGCCAGCCTCGCCGAACTCTGCACCCTGCCCGGCATCGGAGAGGTAAAAGCTCAGGCCATAATCGATTACCGCTCCCAAAATGGCAAGTTTCAAAGCGTCGATGATATAACCAAGGTCAAGGGCATCGGTGCCAAAACCCTCGCCAAACTCCGTCACCGCCTCAAGGTCTGAACTTTATAGAGTGCCGAATAGATAGCTTTCTTCGAGAAAAACTTGTTTCTTAATGTACTCGCCCAGTTTGGATTG is part of the Candidatus Cloacimonadota bacterium genome and harbors:
- a CDS encoding ComEA family DNA-binding protein, which gives rise to MRRPNPYLTPKEQRALLVLAALALLGLAAGKLKTVPAFAPFLQTEPAAPELLTVAAEVDKPVQIDIRTASLEELMLLPGIGPKRAQDIIDYRSQHPFTSTDDLLQIKGIGAKTLAKMLPSLLLFGSPQFTPEAPSDPNSMTTIGLPDPGQNNLAESDAPASSSSEKSSSRKAKPTPKSQLTNIVNLNTASLAELCTLPGIGEVKAQAIIDYRSQNGKFQSVDDITKVKGIGAKTLAKLRHRLKV